A single region of the Jaculus jaculus isolate mJacJac1 chromosome 15, mJacJac1.mat.Y.cur, whole genome shotgun sequence genome encodes:
- the LOC123455120 gene encoding transcription factor A, mitochondrial-like, with protein MTKYIRFFRDQLSKCRAQNPEAKSLGIVKEMGRRWKEFSESEKKKKKKKPDWVVYKEELDRINKALTPSQKEALKKEVLQKHLRRNALAKRELTVLGKPKRARSAYNIYMSEKFQEASGETLQEKMKSAYELWKILPSSQKQVYVQLANDERIRYANKIQSWEKQMAEVGRLQKKK; from the coding sequence ATGACTAAATACATTCGATTTTTCCGAGACCAGCTATCCAAATGTAGAGCTCAGAACCCAGAAGCGAAAAGTTTAGGGATAGTTAAAGAAATGGGGAGGCGATGGAAGGAATTTTctgagtcagaaaaaaaaaaaaaaaaaaaaaaaccagactggGTGGTATACAAGGAAGAACTGGACAGAATTAACAAAGCACTAACTCCAAGTCAGAAAGAAGCTCTTAAAAAAGAAGTCCTGCAAAAACATTTAAGAAGGAATGCACTAGCAAAAAGAGAATTAACAGTGCTTGGGAAACCAAAAAGAGCTCGCTCAGCTTATAACATTTATATGTCTGAAAAATTCCAAGAAGCTTCAGGTGAAACATTGCAGGAAAAGATGAAGTCTGCATATGAGCTGTGGAAAATTCTGCCTTCCTCTCAAAAGCAAGTATATGTTCAACTTGCTAATGATGAAAGAATTCGTTATGCTAATAAGATCCAGTCTTgggaaaaacaaatggctgaagTTGGACGTTtgcagaagaagaaatga